A genomic stretch from Candidatus Nitrososphaera gargensis Ga9.2 includes:
- the thsB gene encoding thermosome subunit beta produces MSAQVPIVVLKEGTTETKGNQAQRNNITAAKAVAEIVRTSLGPRGMDKMLVDTLGDVTITNDGATILKEIDVQHPAAKMMVEISKATDNEVGDGTTSTVVLAGSLLEKAEELITKNVHPTVVVEGFKKASEKAIETLKEIAIKVDPTDKAFLRKIARTSMASKVVSANSQELADIVVDSVLAVAEKSGDQYRVDIDNIKVEKKAGGSIRDTKFIHGIVLDKEVVHGGMPKRIENAKIAVINSALEIEKTEFDAKININSPDQMQKFIDEENRMLKSMVDKVIAAGANVLLCQKGIDDIAQHYLAKAGILAVRRIKESDMYKLSRATGARIVNNLDELSAADLGFARVVEERKVETDKWVFVEECKNPKSVSILVRGGSQRVVDEAERSVHDAIMAVKDVVEYPYVLVGGGAPEALASLKLREWASSLSGRAQLAAEKFADGIETIPLVLAENAGMDPLDTQVQLRSKSTATGKARFGIDVFNGKVADLAAKDIYEPLAVKEQVINAATEAACMILRIDEVIAASKPKDMPKPGSHGGSGGGMGDMDM; encoded by the coding sequence ATGTCTGCTCAAGTTCCTATAGTCGTTTTAAAAGAAGGGACAACTGAAACAAAAGGCAACCAAGCACAGAGAAACAACATCACTGCAGCAAAGGCAGTCGCTGAGATAGTCCGCACATCGCTGGGACCCCGGGGAATGGACAAGATGCTTGTAGACACCCTTGGTGATGTGACCATCACCAACGATGGTGCTACAATTCTAAAAGAAATCGATGTTCAGCATCCTGCTGCCAAGATGATGGTAGAGATAAGCAAGGCAACAGACAATGAAGTTGGAGATGGCACGACCTCTACCGTGGTGCTTGCAGGGTCTCTGCTTGAAAAAGCTGAGGAGCTGATCACAAAGAACGTGCACCCGACGGTGGTCGTAGAAGGGTTCAAGAAGGCATCGGAGAAGGCGATCGAGACGCTCAAAGAGATCGCCATCAAGGTGGACCCAACAGATAAGGCATTCCTCAGAAAAATTGCACGAACATCAATGGCGTCCAAGGTGGTCTCTGCAAACTCGCAAGAGCTGGCCGACATTGTAGTCGACTCGGTGTTGGCAGTCGCAGAGAAGTCAGGAGACCAATACAGGGTAGACATCGACAATATCAAGGTAGAAAAGAAGGCAGGTGGAAGCATACGCGATACCAAATTTATTCATGGCATCGTCTTGGACAAAGAAGTCGTGCACGGAGGCATGCCAAAGAGGATTGAGAACGCCAAGATAGCTGTAATTAACAGTGCCCTTGAAATTGAAAAGACCGAGTTTGACGCCAAGATAAACATCAACTCGCCTGACCAGATGCAGAAATTCATTGACGAAGAGAACCGCATGCTGAAATCGATGGTCGATAAAGTGATAGCGGCAGGTGCCAATGTCCTGCTGTGCCAGAAGGGAATTGATGACATTGCGCAACACTATCTGGCAAAGGCAGGCATTCTTGCAGTACGTAGGATAAAGGAAAGCGACATGTACAAGCTGTCAAGGGCTACAGGGGCACGCATTGTCAACAACCTTGATGAGCTGTCCGCAGCAGATCTGGGCTTTGCCAGAGTAGTTGAAGAGCGCAAGGTAGAGACCGACAAGTGGGTCTTTGTTGAAGAGTGCAAAAACCCAAAGTCTGTAAGCATCCTTGTGCGTGGAGGCTCTCAGAGAGTGGTTGATGAGGCAGAGCGCTCGGTGCACGATGCAATCATGGCTGTCAAAGATGTTGTAGAATACCCATACGTGCTGGTAGGAGGCGGAGCCCCAGAAGCTCTGGCATCGCTGAAGCTGAGGGAGTGGGCCAGCAGCCTGTCTGGAAGGGCGCAACTGGCGGCCGAGAAATTTGCAGACGGCATCGAGACCATCCCACTGGTGCTGGCAGAGAACGCCGGCATGGATCCGCTTGATACGCAAGTGCAGCTCCGGTCCAAGAGCACGGCAACTGGAAAGGCGCGCTTTGGTATCGATGTCTTTAATGGCAAGGTAGCGGATTTAGCAGCAAAGGACATCTATGAGCCACTTGCAGTCAAGGAGCAGGTCATAAATGCTGCAACAGAAGCAGCATGCATGATACTGCGGATAGACGAGGTGATAGCCGCTTCAAAGCCAAAGGACATGCCCAAGCCCGGCAGCCATGGTGGTAGTGGTGGCGGCATGGGCGATATGGACATGTAA
- a CDS encoding ArsR/SmtB family transcription factor has translation MDSGVILDILGNDTRRRILQLLSEEPMYFNQLAKEIGVGQQAILRHLVALEQGGIIETYSKKSDLGAPDRKYYKLNSSFMLRISLSEDDFTIENQAISETRQKRYESTPKSAGEALSHLQTSLLDVEKEISSIEDRLRDLYALRQQILHRLHQVGRDNFDSSERRVLYRIIEESPKSVAELSDLVDEKESSLRAMLASIANKIDEKSARLLFEDLD, from the coding sequence TTGGATTCCGGGGTAATTCTGGACATTCTGGGAAACGATACTCGCCGGAGGATATTGCAGCTGCTTTCTGAAGAGCCGATGTATTTCAACCAGCTGGCGAAAGAGATAGGCGTAGGGCAGCAGGCAATACTGCGACACCTTGTAGCATTAGAGCAGGGAGGGATCATCGAGACGTACTCTAAGAAAAGCGACCTTGGCGCGCCGGACAGGAAGTACTACAAGCTCAACAGCTCGTTCATGCTGAGGATATCGCTTTCAGAAGACGACTTCACGATAGAGAATCAGGCTATTTCAGAAACCCGGCAGAAAAGGTACGAATCAACGCCCAAATCCGCAGGCGAAGCTCTGTCGCACCTGCAAACAAGCTTGCTGGACGTGGAGAAAGAGATATCTAGCATTGAAGACCGCCTGCGCGACCTTTACGCGCTCAGGCAGCAGATACTGCACAGGCTGCACCAGGTGGGCAGGGACAACTTTGACAGTTCTGAAAGAAGGGTGCTTTACAGGATAATTGAAGAATCGCCCAAGTCAGTGGCTGAACTTTCAGACTTGGTCGATGAAAAAGAGTCCAGCCTCCGGGCCATGCTTGCCAGCATTGCAAACAAGATAGATGAAAAGAGCGCGCGGCTGCTGTTCGAGGACTTGGACTAG
- a CDS encoding antibiotic biosynthesis monooxygenase family protein, with the protein MDRRDVTTPQTTKAPLKLIPIIMQHIGADQKCTFVAIADVELKRECIAEFKKWFSEVNSKILSHYKGFLGRVLIESPDGRHRIIIMAADKESFLAMRASRQHRELHAKALTFMTKPPSLSFYSIAAW; encoded by the coding sequence GTGGATAGGCGTGACGTAACCACTCCGCAGACTACAAAAGCTCCCTTGAAACTAATACCCATAATTATGCAGCATATAGGAGCAGACCAGAAATGTACTTTTGTTGCCATAGCAGATGTTGAATTGAAAAGAGAATGTATTGCAGAGTTCAAAAAGTGGTTTTCCGAGGTCAACAGCAAAATCCTTTCGCACTACAAAGGTTTTCTCGGAAGAGTCCTGATAGAATCGCCTGACGGCAGGCACAGAATAATCATCATGGCTGCAGACAAAGAATCGTTTCTGGCGATGCGTGCAAGCCGGCAACACAGAGAGCTACACGCAAAAGCGCTTACATTCATGACAAAGCCTCCGTCACTTTCGTTCTACAGCATAGCCGCATGGTAG
- a CDS encoding multicopper oxidase domain-containing protein codes for MGWRYYGKKSKKLVISAALASALVMAGIAAALVSIAGAITAAGNGDDDHMHAAAREEKTTIHYTLIAQETTLEIAPDVRVPAWTYNGTIPGPTLRATEGDRVVLHFINETPLPHTIHLHGDHDEQDDGVFQEVQPNGTYTYDFVAGPAGALMYHCHVMPVSQHIRMGLYGAFIVDPETPLPPAREYVIVTGEYDTENQMTDQPEYILFNGYADQYWNNPLPARTNETVRIYYVNLGGSPAFGFHIHGTIFDTYPSGILENQPLKVQTWEVGAGNAAIFEARWPWEGRYLFHLHGMPEEKGTMAYFDVTDAGVDAVDGVDVARSKSIDMVPWQNKLIKDLQKADAGGKVSFSPAAGGNERVGHHGLPAAEDAGSESTETTEILISQDSGVRSSGNTFTPETVLARTGDTITWTNNDSIPHTVDSTDGTFSSGYIMKGQSFKYTFTEAGTYEYYCTLHPWMEGTVQVEEKK; via the coding sequence ATGGGATGGAGATATTATGGGAAAAAGAGCAAGAAGCTGGTCATATCCGCGGCGCTGGCGTCCGCGCTTGTTATGGCAGGAATCGCCGCTGCACTGGTATCAATAGCTGGCGCAATCACCGCCGCCGGAAATGGCGACGATGATCACATGCACGCAGCCGCACGCGAAGAAAAGACGACAATACATTACACTCTGATAGCGCAAGAGACTACACTAGAGATTGCGCCGGATGTCCGCGTCCCTGCGTGGACATACAATGGGACGATCCCCGGCCCCACCCTCAGGGCCACTGAAGGAGACAGGGTAGTCCTGCACTTTATCAATGAAACGCCGCTTCCGCACACCATCCACCTGCACGGCGACCACGACGAGCAGGATGACGGTGTTTTTCAAGAAGTGCAGCCAAACGGAACGTACACCTATGACTTTGTTGCAGGGCCCGCCGGCGCGCTCATGTACCACTGCCATGTGATGCCTGTTTCGCAGCACATAAGAATGGGGCTGTACGGCGCATTCATTGTCGACCCAGAGACCCCGCTGCCGCCAGCAAGGGAGTACGTCATTGTAACCGGCGAATACGACACTGAAAACCAGATGACAGATCAGCCGGAATACATACTGTTCAATGGCTATGCTGACCAGTACTGGAACAACCCGCTCCCGGCAAGGACGAACGAGACGGTGAGGATATACTACGTCAACCTTGGAGGCTCGCCGGCGTTTGGGTTCCACATACACGGCACGATATTTGACACGTACCCCTCTGGAATCTTGGAGAACCAACCACTGAAGGTGCAGACATGGGAGGTTGGCGCGGGCAACGCTGCCATATTTGAGGCAAGGTGGCCGTGGGAAGGCAGGTACCTCTTCCACCTGCACGGCATGCCTGAAGAGAAGGGGACGATGGCCTACTTTGATGTGACGGATGCAGGCGTGGACGCGGTGGACGGCGTGGACGTCGCCAGATCAAAATCTATCGACATGGTGCCGTGGCAGAACAAGCTGATAAAGGATCTGCAAAAGGCAGACGCCGGCGGCAAGGTCTCGTTCAGCCCAGCCGCTGGCGGCAATGAAAGAGTAGGCCACCACGGGCTGCCAGCCGCAGAAGACGCAGGCAGTGAATCGACAGAAACCACAGAGATACTCATCTCGCAGGACTCAGGAGTAAGGTCTTCTGGCAACACGTTCACTCCGGAAACAGTCTTAGCGCGTACAGGCGACACCATCACATGGACAAACAACGATTCCATCCCCCATACTGTGGATTCCACGGACGGAACCTTTAGCTCGGGCTATATCATGAAAGGCCAGAGTTTCAAGTACACGTTCACAGAGGCCGGGACGTACGAATACTACTGCACGTTGCATCCATGGATGGAGGGCACCGTTCAGGTCGAGGAAAAGAAGTAA
- a CDS encoding DUF488 domain-containing protein encodes MTILTKRVYDLPSKDDGYRILVDRLWPRGISKSDAEVDMWLKDVAPSDSLRRWFNHRPERWGEFKSRYFQEFAKHDKKDLLQQIRTKEAEVGVVTLLYGAKDQLYNNAVALKEYLERTA; translated from the coding sequence TTGACGATCCTCACAAAGCGGGTGTACGACCTGCCTTCAAAAGATGACGGGTACAGGATCCTAGTGGACAGGCTCTGGCCTAGAGGCATCAGCAAAAGTGACGCAGAAGTAGACATGTGGCTCAAAGATGTTGCCCCAAGCGATAGTCTGAGGCGCTGGTTCAACCACCGGCCTGAAAGATGGGGCGAGTTCAAATCAAGATATTTTCAAGAATTTGCAAAGCATGATAAAAAAGACCTCCTACAACAGATACGCACCAAAGAAGCGGAGGTCGGCGTTGTGACCCTTTTGTATGGTGCTAAAGACCAGCTGTACAACAATGCTGTGGCTCTGAAAGAGTATCTGGAAAGAACTGCGTGA
- a CDS encoding 4Fe-4S dicluster domain-containing protein, protein MPIDPEFPRKHEVIGKHQHADGEHFHFVWGPGRSDAETSTNEEVQAAYKARGEEYMPLGVHGTMVAVDWDSCIADGACIEACPVQVFQWYRTEQDVPAIQMQNATSAGTGSTVKEERKDYTDKSDPIREHDCIWCMACVSVCPPQAIKVDQSNLEFHEKASGTFNEALAKGSAPPPHAH, encoded by the coding sequence ATGCCGATCGATCCCGAGTTTCCGAGAAAGCATGAAGTAATTGGCAAGCACCAGCATGCAGATGGCGAGCATTTTCATTTTGTATGGGGCCCGGGGAGGTCCGACGCAGAGACCTCTACCAACGAAGAGGTACAGGCAGCGTACAAGGCCCGGGGTGAGGAGTACATGCCGCTTGGAGTGCACGGCACGATGGTGGCAGTCGACTGGGACTCGTGCATAGCTGACGGCGCGTGCATCGAAGCCTGCCCCGTGCAGGTGTTCCAGTGGTATAGGACCGAGCAGGACGTGCCGGCAATACAGATGCAGAACGCCACTAGTGCGGGAACGGGCAGCACTGTCAAGGAAGAGCGCAAGGACTACACCGACAAGTCTGATCCTATAAGGGAGCACGACTGCATATGGTGCATGGCATGCGTCTCTGTATGTCCTCCCCAAGCAATTAAGGTAGACCAGTCGAATCTAGAGTTCCATGAAAAGGCTTCAGGAACGTTCAACGAAGCTTTGGCAAAGGGAAGCGCACCACCACCTCATGCGCACTGA
- a CDS encoding SIMPL domain-containing protein: MDDNTVVAEPTSSTNTSELISAPFGTLTVSTSGTAITKVRPDKFSVTVGVETNGTIAGEAASNNADLIAAVIAALRNLGTAEDEISTRQYNVYPVYSRSDPVNACMVLPGNPVPPECYVSGEMVSYKAVNTVTVITLDADGDVDAGEVI; the protein is encoded by the coding sequence GTGGATGATAATACAGTCGTGGCAGAGCCGACAAGTAGCACAAACACCAGTGAGCTGATTTCAGCACCATTTGGAACGTTGACGGTTTCCACCTCTGGCACGGCTATAACCAAAGTGCGGCCAGACAAGTTCTCAGTAACTGTGGGAGTTGAAACGAACGGCACGATTGCCGGGGAAGCGGCGTCAAATAATGCAGACTTGATCGCAGCAGTCATTGCCGCGCTAAGGAACCTTGGCACAGCAGAAGACGAGATCAGCACAAGGCAGTACAATGTCTATCCGGTGTATTCACGCAGCGATCCTGTAAACGCATGTATGGTGCTGCCGGGCAACCCAGTTCCGCCGGAGTGCTATGTAAGCGGCGAAATGGTCAGCTACAAGGCAGTCAACACAGTCACTGTTATTACGCTTGACGCAGATGGCGACGTGGATGCCGGAGAAGTAATTTGA
- a CDS encoding MarR family winged helix-turn-helix transcriptional regulator, with translation MKEREQTIQAIIEKLGEMSAETVMFHQGVADVLGLHITDHKCLGLVHRFGAMPAGRLAELTGLTTGAVTGIIDRLEQAGYVKRTDDPKDRRRTIVEPVRNKKLERKIETIFVPLHKRMHKLLSSYSDSELDFLLTATTELIAQTREESRRLRAGGKDEHRE, from the coding sequence ATGAAAGAGCGAGAGCAGACTATCCAAGCTATAATTGAGAAGCTTGGCGAAATGTCCGCTGAAACAGTAATGTTCCATCAGGGCGTAGCAGATGTACTCGGCCTTCACATTACTGACCATAAATGCCTGGGTCTTGTCCACCGCTTTGGAGCTATGCCTGCTGGCAGGCTTGCTGAGCTGACTGGCCTGACCACTGGCGCAGTAACAGGAATTATCGACCGCTTGGAACAAGCCGGCTATGTAAAAAGAACAGACGATCCAAAGGATAGGCGCCGGACTATCGTCGAGCCTGTCAGGAACAAGAAACTGGAAAGGAAAATTGAAACGATCTTTGTGCCTCTCCACAAAAGGATGCACAAGCTCTTATCTTCCTACTCTGACAGCGAACTAGATTTTCTTCTTACCGCAACTACAGAACTCATAGCTCAGACACGCGAAGAATCAAGAAGATTACGAGCCGGCGGCAAGGATGAGCATAGAGAATAA
- a CDS encoding class I SAM-dependent methyltransferase, with the protein MFDKNWKPTLTYPERYEEIGVVDHVLEYLRASNKRDIVIVDIGCSTAVATKQLKNMLDNSGIKNRTIGIDLSQTVREEAMQNVDLFLNQDVMYVDSTLYPADIVICCNMIFYLNHLKKAEVISKCSQFMKDDSVLITNTPLFEQPSDYAQLKLFLRDYVPVMLTIFYNPKRFYGRYKETESIRVKRRMFSFHGKNEAVAYAGRIITSWENLPLGQKFGWYIEMARAQFLTKVRRLKPRSKKRKF; encoded by the coding sequence TTGTTCGATAAGAATTGGAAGCCCACCTTAACCTATCCAGAGAGATATGAGGAGATAGGAGTAGTTGATCATGTTCTTGAATATCTGCGAGCCTCAAACAAAAGAGATATTGTCATTGTGGACATAGGGTGCTCCACTGCGGTGGCTACAAAGCAACTGAAAAATATGTTAGATAATAGTGGAATAAAGAACCGTACTATTGGAATTGATTTATCTCAAACAGTAAGGGAAGAAGCAATGCAGAATGTAGATCTTTTCCTTAACCAAGACGTTATGTATGTTGACTCTACCCTCTATCCCGCGGATATAGTGATATGTTGTAATATGATCTTTTACCTAAATCATCTTAAGAAGGCAGAGGTTATCAGCAAGTGCTCCCAGTTTATGAAAGACGATTCTGTATTGATTACCAACACCCCTTTATTTGAGCAGCCATCTGACTATGCACAACTGAAGCTGTTTTTGAGGGACTATGTTCCAGTCATGCTCACAATTTTTTATAATCCTAAAAGATTCTATGGACGCTATAAGGAGACCGAAAGCATTAGAGTAAAGAGGAGAATGTTTTCCTTTCATGGCAAGAATGAAGCGGTGGCCTATGCAGGAAGAATCATAACAAGTTGGGAAAACCTTCCCCTAGGTCAAAAATTTGGATGGTACATTGAAATGGCTCGTGCTCAGTTCCTAACAAAAGTAAGGCGATTAAAGCCAAGAAGTAAGAAGCGCAAATTCTAA
- a CDS encoding helix-turn-helix transcriptional regulator produces MALLEILSSGARKLILEELAKDDTRPVSAYALAKVSGYTQRTISEECKRLARADILKPVKIGEGQNGYVYNDNPIAQGLRSLILDNLQRMESNSVVEKIAKNLRMTDYYISLPLGLKVSYDVFYVPNYLLVIVDKNNTKAVDFLENIAKETKEGKVIVKKESLWGREYKFDANTGASIASIEQAMADGLEYYQTVKDTEVIRVLLARTSSIDIKKLNKLSDIRGASRAYRALSLKDRFLKDYSSKEFQKRAIRNDIDGFFSSDLKAQILPTLFPNETYRPEQIQMLNNALPNFQK; encoded by the coding sequence ATGGCTCTGTTAGAAATCCTAAGTTCTGGAGCAAGGAAGCTCATTCTAGAGGAACTAGCTAAAGATGATACTAGGCCTGTATCAGCATATGCTTTGGCTAAAGTATCTGGATATACGCAGAGGACCATTTCCGAAGAATGCAAACGGTTGGCTCGAGCAGATATTCTAAAGCCTGTAAAAATAGGCGAAGGACAGAATGGGTATGTTTACAATGATAATCCCATTGCACAAGGACTAAGATCATTAATACTCGATAATCTTCAGCGAATGGAAAGCAATAGTGTTGTAGAAAAGATAGCAAAAAACCTTAGGATGACGGATTATTACATATCACTGCCACTAGGACTTAAGGTATCTTATGATGTATTTTATGTTCCCAATTACCTGCTGGTAATTGTAGATAAGAACAATACCAAAGCCGTTGACTTTCTGGAAAACATCGCTAAGGAAACTAAAGAAGGAAAGGTAATTGTCAAGAAAGAGTCGTTGTGGGGTAGAGAATACAAGTTTGATGCAAACACAGGTGCTTCAATTGCTTCTATAGAACAAGCAATGGCTGACGGGCTTGAATACTATCAAACAGTTAAAGACACAGAAGTAATCAGAGTATTGCTAGCCAGAACCTCTTCTATAGACATAAAGAAACTGAATAAATTGTCAGATATTAGAGGCGCTTCAAGAGCTTATAGAGCTCTAAGTCTAAAAGATAGGTTCTTGAAAGATTATTCATCTAAGGAGTTTCAAAAACGTGCTATTCGGAATGATATAGATGGATTCTTTTCAAGTGATTTAAAGGCCCAGATCCTACCTACACTTTTTCCTAATGAGACATACCGGCCAGAACAAATTCAGATGTTAAATAATGCCTTACCAAACTTTCAAAAGTAA
- a CDS encoding AlbA family DNA-binding domain-containing protein, giving the protein MAKLELSYKDDAAHERNESTNDYGDFVMCSYKLNMDSVLSMLSSIASENSFDPPDKRPKLSFTQNADCYLLNSKSQYAWGYHQWPCLYATFKIPEFQINASYQVLAKRGLPLYPDMYVGITEFLDLSSSIGHHSNMYQMIVVVPDFKARIDRLVISGKKVSLTVESKSAPLENLVAKIYLAKGRQSYQSEDLSLSSSVVSTEVDFEPDIVTACILDNRDDVLDLREHHLDWTQYNEDVIVEMPSNQIIELIQRGENEKIEFKQTAGEDFLEPVVSFANAEGGMILLGVDNYGKIVGYNEDVDKLRDKLASRIRSNIQPSNIKFSVQRVELEGQTLDDKKQVVIAITIYSGQSKPYYLRDKGILIRHGASDRAITPAELDEIYARRGNNNNRSPWL; this is encoded by the coding sequence ATGGCAAAATTAGAACTATCTTACAAGGATGATGCTGCCCACGAAAGAAATGAATCTACTAATGACTATGGGGATTTTGTCATGTGTTCTTACAAGCTCAATATGGATTCTGTACTATCAATGCTCAGTTCAATCGCTTCTGAGAATAGTTTTGACCCTCCTGATAAGCGGCCAAAGCTGTCGTTTACTCAAAATGCAGATTGTTACCTTCTAAATAGCAAATCACAGTATGCATGGGGATATCACCAGTGGCCGTGTCTGTATGCTACTTTCAAGATCCCCGAATTTCAAATTAACGCAAGCTATCAGGTACTGGCAAAAAGAGGGCTTCCACTCTATCCTGATATGTATGTGGGAATCACTGAATTTCTTGACCTTTCCTCTAGCATTGGTCATCATTCAAACATGTACCAGATGATCGTAGTGGTGCCAGACTTTAAGGCTAGAATTGACAGGCTTGTAATCTCTGGCAAGAAGGTATCTTTAACAGTGGAATCAAAATCTGCACCGCTTGAAAATCTGGTGGCAAAGATCTATCTAGCTAAGGGACGGCAATCTTACCAGTCTGAAGATCTGTCACTTTCATCGTCAGTTGTTAGCACAGAAGTTGACTTTGAACCTGACATAGTTACTGCTTGTATATTGGATAATAGGGATGACGTACTGGATCTTAGGGAGCATCACCTCGATTGGACGCAGTATAATGAGGATGTAATTGTTGAAATGCCTTCTAACCAAATCATTGAATTAATACAACGAGGCGAGAATGAGAAGATCGAGTTCAAGCAAACAGCGGGTGAGGATTTCCTAGAGCCAGTAGTCTCATTTGCAAATGCTGAAGGCGGAATGATTCTTTTAGGTGTCGATAATTACGGCAAGATTGTTGGATATAATGAAGATGTGGACAAACTTAGAGACAAGCTGGCAAGCAGAATTCGAAGCAACATACAGCCTAGCAATATCAAATTCAGTGTTCAACGAGTTGAATTAGAGGGTCAAACGCTAGATGATAAGAAACAGGTAGTCATAGCGATTACAATCTACAGCGGTCAGAGCAAGCCCTACTATCTAAGAGACAAAGGAATATTGATAAGGCATGGGGCATCGGATAGAGCAATTACACCGGCTGAACTTGACGAGATCTACGCAAGAAGAGGCAACAACAATAACAGAAGCCCATGGCTGTAG
- a CDS encoding HEPN domain-containing protein: MERWEQFWLNSEKNMEVAHLLRNQLDKNYVGLSLYHAQQALEMAVKACMFKFELERYLRLKESSDSKSEIVFVRDRSRVGDPVHTHFPVAELIYTSFGFIESQAKKVAKTGNLDFDQSLNDIVDAAKTVREFVDYVDPKGSKVDSKEALHRKKELWKLSLQMDIEDQKIKDFISKLRAAGQPGGTSTNFQLSSVQFVKNLVAKLTLVLEKTGNERHLIYAKGRAQDILKKAGLPPDLVFLFMHDRNSGAYDAAIEDLVREQGMWPILIRLFSPEGVIKQVQKLRYDTKVANIKGARMLFPFFRINLIWMGYIASIAYVMLFMFPHEEFGRYLQPIDARTSEDIYLERREKANILIDECDKACQTIKLILKTMKT, translated from the coding sequence ATGGAACGGTGGGAGCAATTCTGGCTAAACTCAGAAAAGAACATGGAAGTTGCCCATTTGCTCAGAAATCAGCTCGACAAGAACTATGTTGGATTATCCCTTTATCATGCACAACAGGCATTGGAGATGGCTGTCAAAGCTTGCATGTTCAAGTTTGAACTTGAGAGGTACTTGCGATTAAAAGAATCAAGTGACAGCAAATCAGAAATTGTCTTTGTCAGAGATAGGTCTCGAGTGGGAGATCCAGTACACACCCACTTTCCCGTCGCGGAATTAATCTACACATCATTTGGATTCATAGAATCGCAGGCGAAAAAAGTTGCAAAAACGGGCAATTTAGATTTTGACCAATCACTAAATGATATTGTTGATGCCGCCAAGACAGTGAGGGAGTTTGTAGATTATGTTGATCCAAAGGGATCAAAGGTCGATTCTAAAGAGGCTCTTCACAGAAAGAAAGAGCTGTGGAAGCTTTCATTGCAAATGGACATCGAGGATCAAAAGATCAAGGACTTCATATCAAAACTGAGAGCTGCAGGCCAACCGGGAGGGACCTCTACCAATTTCCAATTGTCAAGCGTACAATTTGTCAAGAATCTGGTTGCGAAGTTAACACTTGTATTAGAGAAAACAGGTAACGAACGACATTTGATCTACGCAAAAGGGAGAGCGCAGGATATCTTGAAAAAAGCCGGCCTACCGCCTGATCTTGTTTTTCTTTTCATGCACGACAGAAATTCTGGAGCATATGATGCGGCAATTGAAGACTTGGTACGAGAACAGGGAATGTGGCCTATTCTAATCAGGCTTTTTTCTCCAGAAGGCGTGATCAAACAAGTTCAGAAGCTGAGGTATGACACCAAGGTCGCCAATATAAAGGGCGCAAGGATGCTGTTTCCCTTCTTTCGAATTAATTTGATATGGATGGGGTATATCGCTTCAATAGCTTATGTTATGTTGTTCATGTTTCCTCACGAAGAATTTGGAAGATACCTTCAACCAATCGATGCAAGAACATCTGAAGACATCTATCTTGAGCGCCGGGAAAAGGCGAATATCCTTATCGATGAATGTGATAAAGCGTGTCAGACAATAAAGTTAATCTTGAAAACAATGAAGACATGA